One Triticum dicoccoides isolate Atlit2015 ecotype Zavitan chromosome 5B, WEW_v2.0, whole genome shotgun sequence genomic window carries:
- the LOC119312560 gene encoding D-xylose-proton symporter-like 3, chloroplastic has translation MATSVCLPRPLATGARASISLPARPRRLPRSRRRPHRLGGAAAGMDALHVSSRDAEPLLHPVSAAAAATAHRRLRVRTHAQGADESATGAGGGAASGADDYSLAAVILPFVFPALGGLLFGYDIGATSGATISVHSAELSGTTWFNLSSLQLGLVASGSLYGALIGSILAYRVADFLGRRIELMTAAALYISGALTTGLAPNFVVLIIGRLLYGVGIGLAMHGAPLYIAETCPSQIRGTLISFKELFIVGGILFGYLVGSYEIDVVGGWRYMFGFSAPLAAIMAVGMWSLPPSPRWLLLRAVQGKSPMEDNKKKAMNALRRLKGPSASDKVLTDEIENNLSSIKAAYADQAEGSIFQVFEGASLKAFTIGGGLVLFQQITGQPSVLYYATSILQTAGFTTASDAAKVSILIGLFKFVMTGVAVLKVDDLGRRPLMIGGVSGITVALFLLAAYYKVLSGFPYVAVGALLLYVGCYQLSFGPISWLMVSEIFPLRTRGRGISLAVLTNFGSNALVTLAFSPLQGYLGPANVFLLFAAISLLALLFVILNVPETKGLSLEEIESILKK, from the exons ATGGCGACGAGTGTCTGCCTCCCCCGGCCACTAGCAACCGGCGCGCGCGcctccatctctctccccgcccgcCCCCGCCGCCTACCACGTTCACGGCGCAGACCCCACCGTCTCGGCGGCGCCGCCGCGGGGATGGACGCCCTCCACGTCTCGTCGCGGGACGCGGAGCCACTCCTCCACCCCgtgtcggccgccgccgccgccactgcgcACCGTCGGCTCCGC GTGCGGACGCACGCGCAGGGCGCCGACGAGTCGGCGacgggcgccggcggcggcgcggcgtccgGGGCGGACGACTACTCGCTGGCGGCCGTCATCCTCCC GTTTGTGTTCCCTGCATTGGGTGGCCTCCTTTTCGGTTATGACATCGGGGCAACTTCTGGAGCGACCATATCTGTGCAC TCTGCTGAGCTCAGTGGCACCACCTGGTTCAACCTCTCTTCTCTGCAGCTAGGGCTTGTG GCCAGTGGTTCACTTTATGGTGCTCTTATTGGGTCCATTCTTGCATACCGCGTTGCAGATTTTCTAG GAAGAAGAATAGAGTTGATGACAGCAGCTGCATTATATATTTCTGGTGCTTTGACCACTGGATTAGCTCCTAATTTTGTAGTCCTGATCATAGGTCGTCTCCTTTATGGCGTTGGCATTGGTTTG GCAATGCATGGTGCTCCCCTTTATATTGCAGAGACTTGTCCTTCACAAATACGTGGAACATTGATATCTTTTAAGGAGCTGTTTATTGTAGGAGGAATACTG TTTGGATACCTCGTAGGGAGCTACGAAATCGATGTTGTAGGCGGATGGCGGTACATGTTTGGTTTTAGTGCTCCACTGGCTGCTATAATGGCTGTTGGTATGTGGAGTCTACCACCTTCACCTAGATGGCTACTTCTCAGGGCAGTGCAGGGAAAAAGCCCTATGGAAGACAACAAAAAGAAGGCAATGAATGCCCTGAGAAGACTGAAGGGTCCTTCAGCAAGTGACAAGGTTTTGACAGATGAGATTGAAAATAATCTTTCCTCAATTAAGGCTGCTTACGCAGATCAAGCTGAAGGAAGCATTTTTCAAGTATTCGAGGGAGCAAGCTTGAAAGCCTTCACTATCGGAGGAGGACTGGTTCTCTTCCAGCAG ATAACAGGCCAGCCAAGTGTTCTATACTATGCAACCTCCATTTTGCAG ACTGCTGGGTTTACCACTGCATCTGATGCTGCAAAAGTGTCAATTCTGATTGGGCTGTTCAAG ttTGTGATGACAGGCGTCGCCGTGCTTAAAGTCGACGATCTTGGAAGACGGCCGTTAATGATAGGAGGTGTTAGTGGAATT ACCGTTGCACTCTTCCTGCTAGCAGCTTACTACAAGGTTCTCAGTGGCTTCCCTTATGTTGCTGTCGGCGCTTTACTTCTTTATGTTGGATGTTACCAG CTTTCGTTTGGTCCGATAAGCTGGCTAATGGTCTCTGAGATCTTCCCACTCCGAACAAGGGGACGGGGAATCAGCCTCGCAGTACTCACAAATTTTGGATCAAATGCGCTAGTGACACTCGCATTCTCGCCCTTGCAG GGGTACCTCGGACCGGCCAACGTCTTCCTTCTTTTCGCAGCCATATCGCTGCTCGCCCTCCTGTTTGTCATCCTCAACGTCCCAGAGACCAAAGGGCTGAGCCTGGAGGAAATTGAATCCATCCTGAAGAAGTGA